In Comamonas sp. lk, the following proteins share a genomic window:
- a CDS encoding cytochrome c family protein, with amino-acid sequence MSVTPWCLLGVLSFAVIAHAAQDKLSGEQVYARCAACHALAYDRVGPHHCGLLGRRAGTVPGFAYSAAMKNSGLTWDEKTLDRFLAQPMKVLPGTTMTYDGIPDSKERSDLIAYLKHANDSPECRASGAPPH; translated from the coding sequence ATGAGCGTCACACCGTGGTGCTTGTTAGGTGTGCTGTCCTTCGCCGTGATAGCGCATGCAGCCCAAGATAAGCTGTCGGGCGAGCAGGTCTACGCCCGTTGCGCAGCCTGCCATGCGCTGGCTTACGACCGGGTGGGTCCACACCATTGTGGCCTGTTGGGTAGGCGCGCGGGTACGGTGCCCGGCTTTGCTTACTCAGCTGCCATGAAAAACTCCGGTCTTACCTGGGATGAAAAAACACTGGACCGCTTTCTGGCCCAGCCCATGAAGGTGCTTCCAGGCACAACGATGACTTACGACGGAATCCCGGATTCCAAGGAGCGCAGCGACCTGATTGCCTACCTCAAGCACGCCAATGATTCACCGGAATGCCGCGCATCTGGAGCGCCCCCGCATTGA
- a CDS encoding ferritin-like domain-containing protein — protein sequence MSFLHITHPQEARRLFLGQSGLLLSGAAVALLAGREALAAKSGDGKTQDTQILNTALGAELEAIAAYQLGAESKLLQAPVLDLAVTFQGHHKAHAKLLAKTIEKLGGKPVLPKTAYNFPVNQLKSQEDVLRFAARLEQGAVSAYLGAIPLFGNRELSKAAASILGDEAMHWAVLRQAVGEVPVPVAFVS from the coding sequence ATGTCGTTCTTACATATCACTCACCCACAAGAGGCGCGTCGCCTCTTTCTTGGCCAGTCTGGGCTGCTGCTTTCCGGGGCGGCTGTTGCACTATTGGCTGGCCGTGAGGCTCTGGCGGCCAAGTCCGGCGATGGGAAAACACAGGACACGCAAATCCTGAATACTGCTCTGGGCGCTGAACTGGAGGCCATCGCTGCTTATCAGCTGGGAGCTGAGAGCAAGCTGCTGCAAGCACCGGTGCTGGATCTGGCTGTGACTTTTCAAGGCCATCACAAAGCGCATGCCAAGTTGTTGGCAAAGACGATTGAAAAATTGGGTGGGAAACCGGTCCTCCCGAAAACTGCTTACAACTTCCCGGTGAACCAGCTGAAATCGCAGGAGGATGTGCTGCGCTTTGCCGCGCGTCTGGAGCAGGGGGCTGTCAGTGCTTATCTGGGAGCTATCCCTTTATTCGGCAATCGAGAGCTGTCCAAGGCTGCCGCCAGTATTCTGGGTGATGAGGCCATGCACTGGGCCGTGCTGCGCCAAGCGGTGGGCGAAGTGCCGGTCCCTGTGGCGTTCGTATCATGA
- a CDS encoding RNA polymerase sigma factor yields MPHTPPSSHRPATADASDLELTFRAISGDEVAFEAIMRRHNRLLFRTARAILKSDMDAEDAVQQAYLQAWQALGDFRADAKLSTWLVRIVVNEALGQLRRRQLKIVPLESALASTEAMDSDWQQDDMERSPDRAAMRSELRQIMEARIDMLPTDFRRVFMLRGVEEMSVEEVSQILEIPEATVRTRFFRARSMLREGLSQDLDMALSDAFTFDGERCNRIVSLVLAHLSPR; encoded by the coding sequence ATGCCGCACACCCCACCTTCGAGCCACCGCCCTGCGACTGCCGATGCGTCAGATTTGGAGCTGACTTTTCGGGCGATCAGTGGTGACGAGGTGGCCTTCGAGGCCATCATGCGGCGCCACAATCGCCTGCTGTTTCGCACTGCGCGAGCCATTTTGAAAAGTGATATGGATGCCGAAGATGCAGTGCAGCAGGCGTATTTGCAGGCTTGGCAGGCTTTAGGTGATTTCAGGGCAGATGCCAAGTTGTCGACATGGCTGGTGCGCATTGTGGTCAACGAAGCGTTAGGACAGCTGAGACGCCGTCAGCTGAAGATCGTGCCGCTGGAGTCCGCACTGGCATCGACGGAAGCCATGGATTCCGACTGGCAGCAAGACGATATGGAGCGCAGCCCCGACCGCGCAGCCATGCGTTCGGAGTTGCGTCAGATCATGGAAGCACGCATTGACATGCTGCCCACCGACTTCCGCCGGGTTTTCATGTTGCGCGGCGTGGAAGAGATGAGCGTGGAGGAGGTATCGCAGATACTGGAAATCCCAGAAGCCACAGTGCGCACACGCTTTTTTCGCGCTCGCAGCATGCTCCGTGAAGGACTCTCACAAGACCTGGACATGGCCCTCAGTGATGCATTCACCTTCGATGGAGAGCGCTGCAATCGCATCGTGTCACTGGTTCTGGCGCACCTATCGCCGCGCTAG